A window of the Phaenicophaeus curvirostris isolate KB17595 chromosome 9, BPBGC_Pcur_1.0, whole genome shotgun sequence genome harbors these coding sequences:
- the DNAJB12 gene encoding dnaJ homolog subfamily B member 12 encodes MESNRDEAERCLGIALAAAEAGQTDRARRFLEKAQRLYPSPRARALLESLNKKEHAANGQSQSRESTNHQFKKMSGNFPSANGEAGGEAPKGYTQDQVDAVKRVKQCKDYYEILGVNREASDEDLKKAYRKLALKFHPDKNHAPGATEAFKAIGNAYAVLSNPEKRKQYDQFGDEKLNPARHGHSHSDFHRGFEADISPEDLFNMFFGGGFPSSNVHVYSNGRMRYTYHQRQDRREHQGDGGLGLFVQLMPILILIIVSALSQMMVSSPPYSLSQRPSVGHIHRRVTEHLKVVYYVSENFADEYTGTNLKSVERSVEDDYIANLRNNCWKEKQQKEGLLYRARYFGDTDLYQRAQKMGTPSCSRLSDVQASLHG; translated from the exons atggaGTCGAACCGGGACGAGGCGGAGCGGTGCTTGGGCATCGCGCTGGCCGCCGCCGAGGCCGGGCAGACCGACCGGGCCCGCCGCTTCCTGGAGAAGGCGCAGCGCCTGTACCCGTCGCCGCGGGCCCGCG cTCTGCTTGAATCGCTCAACAAGAAGGAGCATGCAGCCAATGGCCAGTCCCAATCCAGGGAGTCCACAAACCACCAGTTCAAGAAAATGAGCGGAAACTTCCCATCGGCCAACGGAGAGGCTGGTGGAGAGGCTCCCAAGGGCTACACTCAGGACCAGGTGGATGCAGTGAAAAG ggtaaagcaatgcaaagatTACTATGAAATTCTGGGAGTAAATAGAGAAGCTTCTGATGAGGACCTGAAAAAGGCTTACCGGAAACTTGCGCTGAAGTTTCACCCGGATAAGAACCATGCACCAGGGGCTACAGAGGCATTTAAAG CCATTGGTAATGCCTACGCGGTCTTGAGCAacccagagaagaggaagcaaTATGACCAGTTTGGAGATGAGAAACTCAACCCTGCTCGGCATGGACACAGTCACTCAGACTTCCACCGTGGGTTTGAGGCAGACATCTCCCCTGAGGACCTCTTCAACATGTTTTTCGGTGGTGGTTTTCCTTCTA GTAACGTTCATGTGTACAGCAACGGCAGGATGCGATACACCTACCATCAGAGGCAGGACAGACGAGAGCATCAGGGTGAC GGTGGCCTTGGTCTGTTTGTCCAGTTGATGCCTATCCTCATCCTGATCATTGTGTCTGCACTAAGCCAGATGATGGTCTCCAGCCCACCCTACAGTTTGAGCCAGAGGCC GTCTGTGGGTCACATACACAGGAGAGTGACAGAGCACTTGAAAGTTGTCTACTACGTATCTGAGAACTTTGCAGATGAATACACAGGCACAAACCTGAAAAGTGTTGAAAGGAGCGTGGAGGACGACTATATTGCAAACCTTCGAAATAACtgctggaaggaaaagcagcaga AGGAAGGCTTGTTGTACCGAGCACGCTACTTTGGAGACACGGATCTGTACCAGCGAGCACAGAAGATGGGCACTCCCAGCTGTAGCAGGCTGTCAGACGTTCAAGCCTCTCTGCATGGATAG
- the DDIT4 gene encoding DNA damage-inducible transcript 4 protein produces the protein MAGRWAGAESSDCESLGSASGSEGDAELAEERSLPDLELLQDPEDEPLCAGLMELVRATLGRAPLGARRGARVAVPAELLAQVRAELLRLAWSEPCGLRGALLDLCVERGRSCLAVGHIAVDPAVVPTFQLTLVLRLDSRLWPKIRGLFTSGAAFAPLKLSTGFRVIKKKLYSSEQLLVEEC, from the exons ATGGCCGGGCGCTGGGCGGGCGCCGAGAGCTCCGACTGCGAGTCCCTGGGCAGCGCCTCGGGCTCCGAGGGAG ATGCCGAGCTCGCCGAGGAGCGCTCCCTGCCggacctggagctgctgcaggaccCCGAGGACGAGCCGCTGTGCGCGGGGCTGATGGAGCTGGTGCGGGCCACGCTGGGCCGGGCCCCGCTGGGCGCGCGGCGCGGGGCGCGGGTGGCGGTGCCCGCCGAGCTGCTGGCGCAGGTGCGGGCCGAGCTGCTGCGGCTGGCGTGGAGCGAGCCGTGCGGGCTGCGCGGGGCCCTGCTCGACCTGTGCGTGGAGCGCGGCAGGAGCTGCCTGGCCGTGGGGCACATCGCCGTGGACCCCGCCGTGGTGCCCACCTTCCAGCTCACCCTGGTGCTGCGCCTGGACTCGCGCCTCTGGCCCAAGATCCGGGGGCTCTTCACGTCGGGAGCGGCCTTCGCGCCGCTCAAGCTGAGCACGGGCTTCAGGGTCATCAAGAAGAAGCTGTACAGCTcggagcagctgctggtggaggaGTGCTGA